Proteins encoded by one window of Halosolutus amylolyticus:
- a CDS encoding tryptophan--tRNA ligase, translating into MPEPTDTPDSTDPTSDSNADADDFTVTPYAVDGEIDYEKLLERFGADPLTDEQSRRFPDHPMLRRRIFYAGRDVDRYLEAAESGASHAIVTGRGPSGPMHLGHVLPLYLAKRFQQETGATVYVPLSDDEKYLAKDQSFESIGEHTRDNLRDVLAVGFDPERTRIVIDTADADVIYPIAVRLARFLTPATVEAVYGEQDTVGLQFYPAVQATHLLLPQLVAGRQPTLVPIAVDQDPHVRVCRDVAAKEALPVDKPGALLGRFLPSLDGPGKMSSSGDAPSIELTADPETITETIRTHAYTGGRATLAAHREHGGDPTVDVPFQYLRFFFEPDDERLARIAADYRAGELLSGDLKDLTIDRITAFLADHQRRRAALGPLEAELEPYRLTDDERRRALDRAGIPASDRA; encoded by the coding sequence ATGCCAGAGCCCACCGACACACCCGACAGCACCGACCCGACATCCGACTCGAACGCCGACGCCGACGATTTCACCGTCACGCCCTACGCCGTCGACGGCGAGATCGACTACGAGAAACTCCTCGAGCGTTTCGGGGCTGACCCGCTCACAGACGAACAGAGCCGACGGTTCCCCGATCATCCGATGCTCCGCCGGCGGATCTTCTACGCCGGCCGGGACGTCGATCGCTACCTCGAGGCCGCCGAGTCGGGCGCATCCCACGCGATCGTCACCGGCAGGGGCCCCTCCGGTCCCATGCATCTCGGCCACGTCCTCCCGCTGTATCTCGCGAAGCGGTTCCAGCAGGAGACGGGTGCAACGGTCTACGTTCCGCTTTCGGACGACGAGAAGTACCTCGCGAAGGACCAGTCGTTCGAGTCGATCGGCGAGCACACGCGCGACAACCTGCGGGACGTCCTCGCCGTCGGCTTCGACCCCGAACGGACGCGGATCGTGATCGACACGGCCGACGCGGACGTGATCTACCCGATTGCCGTTCGGCTCGCCAGGTTCCTCACGCCGGCGACCGTCGAGGCCGTCTACGGGGAGCAGGACACCGTCGGCCTGCAGTTCTACCCGGCCGTACAGGCGACGCACCTCCTGTTACCGCAACTCGTCGCCGGTCGCCAGCCGACGCTCGTCCCGATCGCCGTCGACCAGGACCCCCACGTCCGGGTCTGCCGTGACGTCGCCGCGAAGGAAGCGCTTCCCGTCGACAAGCCGGGGGCCCTGCTCGGCCGATTCCTCCCGAGCCTCGACGGGCCGGGGAAAATGAGTTCCTCCGGCGACGCGCCGTCGATCGAACTCACGGCCGATCCCGAGACCATCACGGAGACGATCCGTACTCACGCGTACACGGGCGGACGCGCGACGCTCGCGGCGCACCGCGAGCACGGCGGCGATCCGACCGTCGACGTCCCCTTCCAGTACCTGCGATTCTTCTTCGAACCCGACGACGAGCGTCTCGCACGCATCGCCGCCGACTACCGCGCGGGCGAGTTGCTCAGCGGCGATTTGAAGGACCTGACGATCGATCGGATCACGGCCTTCCTCGCCGACCACCAGCGGCGGCGCGCGGCACTGGGGCCGCTCGAGGCCGAACTCGAACCCTATCGGCTGACCGACGACGAGCGACGGCGGGCGCTCGATCGAGCCGGGATCCCCGCATCCGATCGGGCGTGA
- a CDS encoding DUF7513 family protein, which translates to MSLLGKYFRGWSFRSTTPSLEPGTEVNVFLSEYDGDGVGIVHVGDTRLYVEGVDPDHVGRRVRVAVTSFDETDATGRGEFREVVGESSYAG; encoded by the coding sequence ATGAGCCTCCTCGGGAAGTACTTCCGCGGGTGGTCGTTCCGATCGACGACCCCCTCGCTGGAGCCCGGCACCGAGGTGAACGTCTTCCTCAGCGAGTACGACGGCGACGGCGTCGGGATCGTGCACGTCGGCGATACGCGACTCTACGTCGAGGGCGTCGATCCCGACCACGTCGGCAGGCGGGTCCGGGTCGCGGTGACGTCGTTTGACGAGACCGACGCGACGGGCCGCGGCGAGTTCCGCGAGGTCGTCGGCGAGAGTTCCTACGCTGGCTAG
- the thsA gene encoding thermosome subunit alpha, with translation MGNQPLIVLSEESQRTSGKDAQSMNVQAGKAVAESVRTTLGPKGMDKMLVDSTGNVVVTNDGVTLLSEMDIDHPAADMIVEVAETQEDEVGDGTTSAVVIAGELLSQAEDLLDQDIHATTLAQGYRQAAEEATEALEEIAIDVEEDDDEVLEQIAATAMTGKGAESSRDLLAGLVVEAVQSVADDGEVDTDNIKVEKVVGGSIENSELVEGVIVDKERVSENMPYFAEDANVAIVDGDLEIKETEIDAEVNVTDPDQLEQFLEQEERQLREMVDKIADAGADVVFVDGGIDDMAQHYLAQEGIIAVRRVKSSDQSQLARATGARPVSNVDDLSEDDLGFAGSVAQKEIAGDQRIFVEDVDDAKAVTLILRGGTEHVIDEVDRAIEDSLGVVRTTLEDGKVLAGGGAPEVNLSLALRDYADSVGGREQLAVEAFADALEVIPRTLAENAGLDPIDSLVELRADHDAGDSAAGLDAYTGDTIDMDAEGVYEPLRVKTQAIESATEAAVMLLRIDDVIAAGDLAVSDDDDDEDMPAGGPGGMGGGMGGMGGGMGGMM, from the coding sequence ATGGGCAACCAGCCCCTCATCGTTCTCTCGGAGGAAAGCCAGCGGACGTCCGGCAAAGACGCGCAGTCGATGAACGTACAGGCCGGCAAGGCCGTCGCCGAGTCCGTACGGACCACGCTGGGACCGAAGGGGATGGACAAGATGCTCGTCGACTCGACGGGCAACGTCGTCGTCACGAACGACGGCGTCACGCTCCTCTCGGAGATGGACATCGACCACCCCGCGGCCGACATGATCGTCGAAGTCGCCGAGACTCAGGAGGACGAGGTCGGCGACGGTACCACCAGCGCCGTCGTCATCGCCGGCGAACTCCTCAGCCAGGCCGAAGACCTCCTCGACCAGGACATTCACGCGACCACCCTCGCCCAGGGGTACCGACAGGCCGCCGAAGAGGCCACCGAGGCCCTCGAAGAGATCGCGATCGACGTCGAGGAGGACGACGACGAGGTCCTCGAACAGATCGCCGCCACCGCGATGACCGGCAAGGGCGCGGAGAGCTCCCGTGACCTGCTCGCCGGACTCGTCGTCGAGGCCGTCCAGTCCGTCGCCGACGACGGCGAGGTCGACACCGACAACATCAAAGTCGAGAAGGTCGTCGGCGGCTCGATCGAGAACTCCGAACTCGTCGAGGGCGTCATCGTCGACAAGGAGCGTGTCTCGGAGAACATGCCCTACTTCGCCGAGGACGCCAACGTGGCGATCGTCGACGGCGACTTAGAGATCAAGGAGACGGAGATCGACGCCGAGGTCAACGTCACCGACCCCGACCAGCTCGAGCAGTTCCTCGAACAGGAGGAGCGCCAGCTCCGCGAGATGGTCGACAAGATCGCCGACGCCGGCGCGGACGTCGTCTTCGTCGACGGCGGCATCGACGACATGGCCCAGCACTACCTCGCACAGGAAGGCATCATCGCCGTCCGGCGCGTCAAGTCCAGCGACCAGTCCCAGCTGGCCCGCGCGACGGGTGCGCGCCCCGTCTCGAACGTCGACGACCTGAGCGAGGACGACCTCGGCTTCGCCGGGAGCGTTGCCCAGAAGGAGATCGCCGGCGACCAGCGCATCTTCGTCGAGGACGTCGACGACGCCAAGGCCGTCACCCTCATCCTCCGTGGCGGCACCGAGCACGTCATCGACGAAGTCGATCGCGCGATCGAGGACTCGCTGGGCGTCGTCCGCACGACCCTCGAGGACGGCAAGGTCCTCGCGGGCGGCGGCGCACCAGAGGTCAACCTCTCGCTGGCCCTGCGTGACTACGCCGACTCCGTCGGCGGCCGCGAACAGCTGGCCGTCGAGGCCTTCGCGGACGCGCTCGAGGTCATCCCGCGCACGCTGGCCGAGAACGCCGGACTCGACCCCATCGACTCGCTCGTCGAACTCCGCGCCGACCACGACGCCGGCGACTCGGCGGCCGGGCTCGACGCCTACACCGGCGACACGATCGACATGGACGCCGAGGGCGTCTACGAGCCGCTTCGCGTGAAGACCCAGGCGATCGAGTCCGCTACCGAAGCCGCAGTCATGCTGCTTCGCATCGACGACGTCATCGCCGCCGGCGACCTCGCGGTCTCCGACGACGACGATGACGAGGACATGCCCGCCGGCGGCCCAGGCGGAATGGGCGGCGGCATGGGCGGCATGGGCGGTGGCATGGGCGGCATGATGTAA
- a CDS encoding KH domain-containing protein — protein sequence MQHVKIPQDRIGVLIGEGGETMREIESEAEVRLDIDSENGSVAVETVGDPVRGLKGPEIVRAIGRGFAPEEALRLLEDDMMLFDVVDIDAASRNKNDMKRQKGRLIGEGGRTRELMEELSGASVVIYGTTLGIIGTPPQVDAVRSAAEMLLDGAPHGAVYSFLEEKHNEMKHQGMEYHRFPGSSGSSGSS from the coding sequence ATGCAACACGTGAAGATTCCGCAGGACCGCATCGGCGTTCTCATCGGCGAGGGCGGCGAGACGATGCGCGAGATCGAGTCGGAAGCCGAGGTCCGACTCGACATCGACTCGGAGAACGGCTCCGTCGCCGTCGAAACCGTCGGCGACCCCGTTCGCGGCCTCAAAGGGCCCGAGATCGTCCGTGCGATCGGTCGCGGCTTCGCGCCCGAGGAGGCGCTCCGGCTGCTCGAGGACGACATGATGCTGTTCGACGTCGTCGATATCGACGCGGCTTCCCGCAACAAGAACGACATGAAACGCCAGAAGGGCCGACTCATCGGCGAGGGCGGCCGGACCCGCGAACTCATGGAGGAACTCTCCGGGGCGTCGGTCGTCATCTACGGGACGACCCTCGGGATCATCGGGACGCCGCCGCAGGTCGACGCCGTCCGCAGCGCGGCCGAGATGCTACTGGACGGGGCGCCACACGGCGCGGTCTACTCCTTCCTCGAGGAGAAACACAACGAGATGAAACACCAGGGGATGGAGTACCACCGGTTCCCCGGTTCGTCCGGTTCGTCCGGTTCGTCCTGA
- a CDS encoding metallophosphoesterase, producing MNIGIVSDTHDNVAAIERATEIFEAEGVEVVVHCGDFVAPLMVPYFGAFELHGVLGNNDGDVANLQSAFESLGGESELHGRFADLEFDGLSFAVLHGEQKAEVEAIAAGETYDFVCYGHHHDRELSEVGRTTVLNPGAHVLPGSEEDRTVAIVDTLSETVRFRSVVE from the coding sequence ATGAACATCGGTATCGTCTCCGATACGCACGACAACGTCGCGGCGATCGAGCGCGCAACCGAGATTTTCGAGGCGGAGGGCGTCGAGGTCGTCGTCCACTGCGGCGACTTCGTCGCGCCGCTGATGGTTCCGTACTTCGGCGCGTTCGAACTTCACGGCGTGCTGGGGAACAACGACGGCGACGTCGCCAACCTGCAGTCGGCGTTCGAGTCGCTGGGCGGCGAGAGCGAACTCCACGGCCGGTTCGCCGATCTCGAGTTCGACGGCCTCTCCTTCGCCGTCCTCCACGGGGAGCAGAAAGCGGAGGTCGAGGCGATCGCCGCCGGCGAGACGTACGACTTCGTCTGCTACGGGCACCACCACGACCGAGAACTCTCGGAAGTGGGCCGGACGACGGTGCTCAACCCCGGCGCGCACGTCCTACCCGGCTCCGAGGAGGATCGGACGGTCGCGATCGTCGACACGCTCTCGGAGACGGTGCGGTTCCGATCGGTCGTGGAGTGA
- a CDS encoding Na+/H+ antiporter NhaC family protein has translation MGTPGTGPTDEFDTEPDETDLTFYGGRGMSAFPIVFFVVWAIVQTALLRISSEEGLVLGILLGLILGMFFARGSWKSYANTIFEGMTQPVAVTAIVAWVWAGMFAQTMQTGGFVEGLVWLADLTGVGAALFPAITFVLAALLATGIGTGYGTTIAFVALFFPAGVLLGANPVLLFGAILSGAIFGDNLAPVSDTTIVSAVTQDSDIGGVVASRFKYAIVAAVLAFVGYVVASSILPGAEITNGAEARQLFVAESDPLGLVHLLSMGIVIVTAVAGRHIVEAISWGIVVAVVANLLFGLAPVSAIVRFEAPADAPAADQLSTLPIVEIVPEDPTVGGSLVEGAAGFFTLSILVLFIIAAAQIMIRGGAFQAVLDWSLENLATNVRNAELTMVGSAALINATITINTAAEVAIGPYISKVGERFNINGYRRANILDAQTAALGYIFPWSGGVLVGFSEMQNLPDTYDWFDASLVVNPIDVVPFVFHGWLLVAVFVFAALTGFGREYLIDRESEEVARV, from the coding sequence ATGGGTACACCTGGCACAGGACCGACCGACGAGTTCGACACTGAACCGGACGAAACGGACCTCACGTTCTACGGCGGGCGCGGAATGAGCGCGTTCCCGATCGTGTTCTTCGTCGTCTGGGCGATCGTCCAGACGGCGCTGTTGCGTATCTCGAGCGAAGAGGGGCTCGTTCTCGGGATCCTCCTGGGGCTCATCCTCGGGATGTTCTTCGCGAGAGGGTCCTGGAAGAGCTACGCGAACACGATCTTCGAGGGGATGACCCAGCCGGTCGCGGTGACGGCGATCGTCGCCTGGGTCTGGGCGGGGATGTTCGCCCAGACGATGCAGACCGGCGGCTTCGTCGAGGGGCTGGTCTGGCTGGCCGACCTCACCGGCGTCGGCGCGGCGCTGTTCCCGGCGATCACGTTCGTGCTGGCGGCGCTCCTGGCGACCGGTATCGGGACGGGGTACGGGACGACGATCGCGTTCGTCGCGCTGTTCTTCCCCGCGGGCGTGCTCCTGGGGGCCAACCCCGTGTTGCTGTTCGGGGCGATCCTCTCGGGCGCGATCTTCGGCGACAACCTCGCACCGGTCAGCGACACGACGATCGTCAGCGCCGTCACGCAGGACTCGGACATCGGGGGCGTCGTCGCCTCCCGGTTCAAGTACGCGATTGTCGCCGCGGTGCTCGCGTTCGTCGGCTACGTCGTCGCCAGTTCGATCCTCCCCGGTGCGGAGATCACCAACGGTGCCGAGGCCAGGCAGCTCTTCGTCGCGGAGAGCGATCCGCTCGGCCTCGTCCACCTGCTCTCGATGGGGATCGTCATCGTGACGGCGGTCGCCGGTCGCCACATCGTGGAGGCGATCTCGTGGGGGATCGTCGTCGCCGTGGTGGCGAACCTCCTGTTCGGGCTCGCGCCCGTGAGCGCGATCGTCCGTTTCGAGGCCCCAGCGGACGCCCCCGCGGCGGATCAGCTCTCGACCCTGCCGATCGTCGAGATCGTCCCCGAGGATCCGACCGTCGGCGGCAGCCTCGTCGAGGGTGCGGCCGGGTTCTTTACGCTGTCGATCCTCGTGCTGTTCATCATCGCAGCCGCCCAGATCATGATCCGCGGCGGCGCGTTCCAGGCGGTGCTGGACTGGTCGCTCGAGAACCTCGCGACGAACGTCCGCAACGCCGAACTCACGATGGTCGGCTCGGCCGCGCTCATCAACGCGACGATCACGATCAACACCGCCGCCGAGGTGGCGATCGGTCCCTACATCTCGAAGGTCGGCGAGCGCTTCAACATCAACGGCTACCGGCGCGCGAACATCCTGGACGCCCAGACGGCCGCGCTCGGCTACATCTTCCCGTGGTCGGGCGGGGTGCTGGTGGGCTTTTCGGAGATGCAGAACCTGCCGGACACGTACGACTGGTTCGACGCCTCGCTGGTGGTCAACCCGATCGACGTCGTCCCGTTCGTCTTCCACGGCTGGCTCCTGGTGGCGGTGTTCGTCTTCGCGGCGCTCACCGGATTCGGCCGCGAGTATCTCATCGATCGCGAGTCCGAGGAGGTGGCTCGCGTATGA
- a CDS encoding PQQ-binding-like beta-propeller repeat protein gives MSQFDRRGFLSRLLFGGAFAVGSGSVTAGTAVAQSSDGTVWTFDAGDAIEAAPDVADGSVYVPSNDGHVYAIDAESGEETWSFETGTRNGSSPTVVDGTVYVGCNDGTVYAIDADGGDERWSYSTGLAVRSSPAVADGIVYVGSRDDALHAIDAASGKNEWTFETGDSVSGSPIAAGGIVYFGSRDGTIYALEAETGDEAWAVDTEESISTTPAIHDAVVYVGASDETLYALEAETGEEVWTFAADNTVGSPTVVEDTVYVGTYSDTVYALDAAEGTEQWSVDTSGSVLTAPALVDDTVIVSSGDSLYAIDAEAGEVAWTFETGDTVRSPTTTANGIVYAGSWDETLYALEADAFPLTNDDPIDDPGGSDGIPAPGVLGALAGFGTISYLLSRRRADADDR, from the coding sequence ATGAGCCAGTTCGATCGACGAGGGTTTCTCTCGAGACTTCTGTTCGGCGGGGCGTTCGCCGTCGGAAGCGGCTCGGTGACGGCGGGAACGGCCGTCGCGCAGTCGTCCGACGGCACGGTGTGGACGTTCGACGCCGGTGACGCGATCGAGGCTGCCCCGGACGTCGCCGACGGCAGTGTGTACGTTCCGAGCAACGACGGGCACGTCTACGCGATCGACGCCGAATCGGGCGAGGAGACGTGGTCGTTCGAGACCGGCACCAGGAACGGATCCTCCCCGACGGTGGTCGACGGAACCGTCTACGTCGGCTGTAACGACGGCACTGTGTACGCGATCGACGCCGACGGCGGCGACGAACGGTGGTCCTACTCGACCGGACTGGCCGTCCGGTCGTCACCGGCGGTGGCCGACGGGATCGTTTACGTCGGCAGCCGCGACGACGCCCTCCACGCGATCGACGCAGCGAGCGGCAAGAACGAGTGGACGTTCGAAACCGGCGACTCGGTGAGCGGGTCGCCGATCGCGGCCGGCGGGATCGTGTATTTCGGGAGCCGCGACGGAACGATATACGCCCTCGAGGCCGAAACCGGCGACGAGGCGTGGGCCGTCGACACCGAGGAGTCGATCAGTACGACCCCGGCGATCCACGACGCTGTCGTCTACGTCGGCGCGTCGGACGAGACGCTGTACGCCCTCGAGGCCGAGACCGGCGAGGAGGTGTGGACGTTTGCCGCCGACAACACGGTCGGTTCCCCGACCGTCGTCGAGGACACCGTCTACGTGGGAACCTACAGCGACACCGTCTACGCACTCGACGCGGCAGAGGGAACCGAGCAGTGGTCCGTCGACACCAGCGGCTCCGTGCTGACCGCGCCCGCGCTGGTCGACGACACCGTGATCGTGAGCAGCGGCGACTCCCTGTACGCGATCGACGCCGAGGCGGGCGAGGTGGCGTGGACGTTCGAGACCGGGGACACGGTTCGATCGCCGACGACGACGGCGAACGGGATCGTCTACGCCGGAAGCTGGGACGAGACGCTGTACGCCCTCGAGGCCGACGCGTTTCCCCTGACGAACGACGACCCGATCGACGACCCCGGTGGGTCCGACGGGATCCCGGCACCGGGTGTGCTCGGCGCGCTCGCGGGCTTCGGGACCATCTCCTACCTGTTGTCCCGGCGTCGCGCGGACGCGGACGATCGATAA
- a CDS encoding YqjF family protein, which produces MTPQRTRTDPLRWTFSDRDAPPTAPHVVSMTWRDGLFLHWPVAPDDVRPHVPDELTVETRDGEAWLSVLPFVLTNVGVRGSPPITRLAFPELNVRTYVRYRGDPGLYFFSIDVGSAFVAAATGRATRLPVHYARMRVSSGGTNEDEVVFSSDRNATPTDVGPLSRDGPLARFSATYSPDGDSFTAEEGSLAYWLSERRRFYAPGNGGVLTGEIAHDPWPLQPAEVTIHENTMFAANDLPMPTAEPQAYFCDGHRMTGSILRRLRSD; this is translated from the coding sequence ATGACTCCCCAACGAACGCGGACGGACCCACTTCGATGGACGTTCTCGGACCGAGATGCGCCGCCGACAGCCCCGCACGTCGTCTCGATGACCTGGCGAGACGGCCTGTTTCTCCACTGGCCGGTCGCGCCCGACGACGTTCGGCCACACGTCCCCGACGAGTTGACCGTAGAGACCAGGGACGGGGAGGCGTGGCTCAGCGTCCTTCCCTTCGTGCTCACGAACGTCGGGGTGCGCGGTTCGCCGCCGATCACGCGGCTCGCGTTTCCCGAACTCAACGTCAGGACCTACGTCCGGTACCGGGGCGATCCGGGCCTGTACTTCTTCAGTATCGACGTCGGGAGCGCGTTCGTCGCCGCGGCCACCGGCCGCGCGACCAGACTCCCGGTCCACTACGCGCGGATGCGGGTGAGCAGCGGGGGAACCAACGAGGACGAGGTCGTGTTCTCGAGCGATCGCAACGCGACGCCGACCGACGTGGGGCCGCTGTCGAGAGACGGACCGCTGGCTCGCTTTTCGGCGACCTACAGCCCGGACGGCGACAGCTTCACGGCCGAAGAGGGATCGCTCGCGTACTGGCTCTCGGAACGGCGTCGCTTCTACGCGCCGGGCAACGGCGGCGTGCTGACGGGCGAGATCGCCCACGATCCGTGGCCGCTCCAGCCGGCCGAGGTGACGATCCACGAGAACACGATGTTCGCGGCGAACGACCTGCCGATGCCGACCGCGGAGCCGCAGGCTTACTTCTGTGACGGCCACCGCATGACCGGATCGATCCTGCGCCGACTCCGATCGGACTGA
- a CDS encoding RNA ligase family protein has translation MKEYPIVPPVDAAPDDLFEGHLWLLEKIDGAHLRFQLRESGLVQFGDRTRVYDDDVPEPYQHAVRHVRETLDREALRNAVDDVEDVVFFGAATHYQTIAYEWDRIPSFLGFDVWSADAEAFRPPDAVDAIFDGIGLESVNVLERERRARDFDPDSYTVPQSAWYDGPAEGVVIRNKRGQRAKLLHPDAEDADEPSPVDASAEELAARYATRDRLEKLAAKLEDQGRPVAFETLYDRVLEDILREAHRRLYHGGNGAEMDEFRSEVGALTREFLRDRAGEP, from the coding sequence ATGAAGGAGTACCCGATCGTCCCGCCGGTCGACGCTGCTCCGGACGACCTCTTCGAAGGGCATCTGTGGCTCCTCGAGAAGATCGACGGGGCACACCTCCGCTTCCAGCTTCGGGAGTCGGGACTCGTCCAGTTCGGCGATCGAACCCGCGTCTACGACGACGACGTGCCCGAGCCGTACCAGCACGCCGTTCGCCACGTTCGCGAAACCCTCGACCGCGAGGCGCTCCGGAACGCCGTCGACGACGTCGAGGACGTCGTCTTCTTCGGGGCGGCGACCCACTACCAGACGATCGCCTACGAGTGGGATCGGATCCCGTCGTTTCTCGGCTTCGACGTCTGGTCGGCCGACGCGGAGGCGTTCCGCCCGCCAGACGCCGTCGACGCGATTTTCGACGGGATCGGTCTCGAGTCGGTGAACGTCCTCGAACGAGAGCGCCGCGCCCGGGACTTCGACCCCGACTCGTACACGGTCCCGCAGTCGGCGTGGTACGACGGCCCCGCCGAAGGCGTCGTGATTCGCAACAAACGGGGCCAGCGCGCGAAGCTTCTCCACCCCGATGCCGAGGATGCCGACGAACCGTCCCCGGTCGACGCGTCGGCCGAGGAACTGGCAGCGAGGTACGCGACCCGTGATCGGCTCGAGAAACTCGCAGCGAAACTCGAGGACCAGGGCCGGCCCGTAGCGTTCGAGACGCTGTACGATCGCGTCCTCGAGGATATCCTCAGGGAGGCTCACCGACGGCTCTACCACGGCGGGAACGGCGCTGAGATGGACGAGTTCCGCTCCGAGGTCGGCGCGCTCACGCGGGAGTTTCTCCGCGATCGAGCGGGCGAGCCGTAG
- the rio1 gene encoding serine/threonine-protein kinase Rio1 — MGEGTEFGLVDLEEVDTPGDEWEEIDVSDTEADRIARKRDREFEQFEERIKDADQFKVEQSVFDDATFAALYKLVQDGYVEAFGGPLSTGKEANVYHALGDDREVAVKVYRINASNFRQMRDYLEGDPRFEGLGGKKKDVVLAWTKKELANLERARQAGVRVPEPIASERNVLVMEYIGNDDGRAKRLGEVHVENPQTAYEVMREYMRRLYAAGIVHGDLSEYNVVFHEGQLVVIDLGQAVTVHHPNSRGFLERDCRNVASFFSRQGLDADADELLEFVTSPEPDPSRE; from the coding sequence ATGGGAGAGGGAACGGAATTCGGACTGGTCGACCTCGAGGAGGTCGACACGCCGGGCGACGAGTGGGAGGAGATCGACGTCTCGGATACCGAGGCCGACCGGATCGCCCGCAAGCGCGATCGGGAGTTCGAACAGTTCGAGGAACGGATCAAGGACGCCGACCAGTTCAAGGTCGAGCAGTCGGTGTTCGACGACGCGACCTTCGCGGCGCTGTACAAACTCGTCCAGGACGGCTACGTCGAGGCCTTCGGCGGGCCGCTGTCGACGGGCAAGGAGGCCAACGTCTACCACGCGCTGGGCGACGACCGCGAGGTCGCGGTCAAGGTCTACCGGATCAACGCCTCGAACTTCCGGCAGATGCGCGACTACCTCGAGGGCGACCCGCGCTTCGAGGGCCTGGGCGGCAAGAAGAAAGACGTCGTCCTCGCCTGGACGAAGAAGGAACTGGCGAACTTAGAGCGGGCCAGGCAGGCCGGGGTTCGGGTACCCGAACCGATCGCGTCGGAGCGCAACGTCCTGGTCATGGAGTACATCGGCAACGACGACGGCCGCGCGAAGCGACTCGGCGAGGTCCACGTCGAGAACCCGCAGACGGCCTACGAGGTCATGCGCGAGTACATGCGCCGGCTCTACGCGGCGGGGATCGTCCACGGCGACCTGAGCGAGTACAACGTCGTCTTCCACGAGGGCCAGCTCGTGGTGATCGACCTCGGGCAGGCGGTCACGGTCCATCATCCGAACAGCCGCGGCTTCCTGGAACGGGACTGCCGGAACGTCGCGAGTTTCTTCTCCCGGCAGGGGCTCGACGCCGACGCCGACGAACTGCTCGAGTTCGTGACGAGCCCCGAGCCGGATCCGTCGCGCGAGTGA
- a CDS encoding ornithine cyclodeaminase family protein — protein MNTLLLDSGEVDENARMADVVPAIEEAFEAYERGNAQMPPKSYIDLPQYNGDFRSMPSYLDTGEWDAAGVKWVNVHPDNPDDHGLPTVLGTMIYSDPETAFPLAIMDGTALTMKRTGAAAAVATDYLAVEDATSLGIVGAGVQSYTQLEAISEVRPIEEVVVSDLDEERVERFVETFGDRFDVRAGSISEAGHCDVLSTVTPVEEPIVGPEDVGERTHVNAIGADAEGKHELADDLLLEATIVIDDHEQCTHSGEVNVPYGEGVLSDDDIYGEIGQLVVGDLEGRTDGTGVTVFDSTGLAIQDVAAAHVAYENATESDDGYAFGMIETDGQ, from the coding sequence ATGAACACGCTTCTGTTGGACAGCGGCGAGGTCGACGAGAACGCGCGGATGGCAGACGTCGTCCCCGCGATCGAGGAAGCCTTCGAGGCCTACGAACGCGGGAACGCACAGATGCCACCCAAGTCCTACATCGACCTCCCCCAGTACAACGGGGACTTCCGATCGATGCCGTCGTACCTGGACACCGGCGAGTGGGACGCCGCGGGCGTCAAGTGGGTCAACGTCCACCCGGACAACCCCGACGACCACGGTCTCCCGACGGTCCTGGGGACGATGATCTACTCCGATCCCGAGACCGCCTTCCCGCTCGCGATCATGGACGGGACGGCGCTCACGATGAAACGGACCGGTGCCGCGGCCGCGGTCGCCACCGACTACCTCGCCGTCGAGGACGCTACGAGCCTCGGCATCGTCGGCGCCGGGGTCCAGTCGTACACCCAGCTCGAGGCGATCAGCGAGGTGCGACCGATCGAGGAGGTCGTCGTCAGCGACCTCGACGAGGAGCGCGTCGAGCGGTTCGTCGAGACCTTCGGCGATCGGTTCGACGTCCGCGCTGGCTCCATCTCGGAGGCCGGCCACTGCGACGTCCTCTCGACCGTCACGCCCGTCGAGGAGCCGATCGTCGGCCCCGAGGACGTCGGCGAGCGCACGCACGTCAACGCGATCGGCGCCGACGCCGAGGGGAAGCACGAACTCGCGGACGACCTCCTGCTCGAGGCGACGATCGTCATCGACGACCACGAGCAGTGTACCCACTCGGGCGAGGTCAACGTCCCCTATGGCGAGGGCGTCCTGTCGGACGACGACATCTACGGCGAGATCGGCCAGCTGGTCGTCGGCGACCTCGAGGGCCGAACGGACGGGACGGGCGTCACGGTCTTCGACTCGACCGGGCTCGCAATCCAGGACGTCGCCGCCGCCCACGTCGCCTACGAGAACGCCACGGAGAGCGACGACGGCTACGCGTTCGGGATGATCGAGACCGACGGCCAGTAG